A window from Littorina saxatilis isolate snail1 linkage group LG9, US_GU_Lsax_2.0, whole genome shotgun sequence encodes these proteins:
- the LOC138975948 gene encoding uncharacterized protein isoform X1, with product MKSFCSVGMLVAAVLAALVAVKGQIPIPRRELGFVYANGQPNASVHLDFYIDLICPDSKAALPTVLQVADHYGPDRLQLVTHLFPLPYHRAGFYAAKGAHVVDMLSKGKSTYAWFNILYNNIDSLVNTATHQISDAAVVQQLAKLAEDVVSGSSGQFAKLVDSDTVEQDTRVAWKYACTRGVAATPTFMVNDVLVSADPSWTVKDWSKVIDPLLAPQQPVVIFQTCPADTKRCEYLPRKVECCTKGEYCIPNVGCRC from the exons TGGCAGCAGTGTTGGCAGCCTTGGTAGCGGTGAAGGGACAGATTCCCATACCCAGAAGGGAGCTAGGTTTCGTGTACGCTAACGGACAGCCCAACGCTTCTGTGCACCTGGATTTCTACATTGACCTGATCTGTCCGGACAGCAAGGCGGCACTGCCCACTGTGCTGCAGGTAGCTGACCACTATGGACCGGACAGACTGCAGCTCGTCACCCATCTCTTCCCCCTGCCCTACCACAGGGCGGGGTTCTATGCTGCCAAG GGTGCGCACGTGGTGGACATGCTGAGCAAAGGAAAGAGCACGTACGCCTGGTTCAACATTCTGTACAACAACATTGACTCCCTGGTCAACACCGCCACTCACCAAATCTCCGACGCCGCGGTTGTCCA ACAGCTGGCCAAGCTGGCAGAGGACGTGGTGTCGGGGTCAAGCGGTCAGTTCGCAAAGCTTGTGGACAGCGACACGGTGGAGCAGGACACTCGTGTGGCCTGGAAGTACGCCTGTACAC GGGGCGTGGCGGCCACGCCCACTTTCATGGTGAATGACGTGCTGGTGTCGGCGGACCCCTCGTGGACAGTGAAAGACTGGAGCAAGGTGATTGACCCTCTGCTGGCCCCTCAGCAGCCTGTCGTCATTTTCCAG ACGTGCCCGGCCGACACCAAACGCTGTGAATACCTGCCCCGCAAGGTGGAGTGCTGTACCAAGGGAGAATACTGCATCCCTAACGTGGGCTGTCGCTGCTAG
- the LOC138975948 gene encoding uncharacterized protein isoform X2 gives MKSFCSVGMLVAAVLAALVAVKGQIPIPRRELGFVYANGQPNASVHLDFYIDLICPDSKAALPTVLQVADHYGPDRLQLVTHLFPLPYHRAGFYAAKGAHVVDMLSKGKSTYAWFNILYNNIDSLVNTATHQISDAAVVQQLAKLAEDVVSGSSGQFAKLVDSDTVEQDTRVAWKYACTRGVAATPTFMVNDVLVSADPSWTVKDWSKVIDPLLAPQQPVVIFQ, from the exons TGGCAGCAGTGTTGGCAGCCTTGGTAGCGGTGAAGGGACAGATTCCCATACCCAGAAGGGAGCTAGGTTTCGTGTACGCTAACGGACAGCCCAACGCTTCTGTGCACCTGGATTTCTACATTGACCTGATCTGTCCGGACAGCAAGGCGGCACTGCCCACTGTGCTGCAGGTAGCTGACCACTATGGACCGGACAGACTGCAGCTCGTCACCCATCTCTTCCCCCTGCCCTACCACAGGGCGGGGTTCTATGCTGCCAAG GGTGCGCACGTGGTGGACATGCTGAGCAAAGGAAAGAGCACGTACGCCTGGTTCAACATTCTGTACAACAACATTGACTCCCTGGTCAACACCGCCACTCACCAAATCTCCGACGCCGCGGTTGTCCA ACAGCTGGCCAAGCTGGCAGAGGACGTGGTGTCGGGGTCAAGCGGTCAGTTCGCAAAGCTTGTGGACAGCGACACGGTGGAGCAGGACACTCGTGTGGCCTGGAAGTACGCCTGTACAC GGGGCGTGGCGGCCACGCCCACTTTCATGGTGAATGACGTGCTGGTGTCGGCGGACCCCTCGTGGACAGTGAAAGACTGGAGCAAGGTGATTGACCCTCTGCTGGCCCCTCAGCAGCCTGTCGTCATTTTCCAG TAA